The Chitinimonas arctica region TCTACTGCCGCTCCCTGGATGAGCTATTGCCCATCGTGGACGATTTCAAACGGCGGGTGGCTGGGGTGATCGTGGTGCCGGGCGACGGCTTTCGGCAGGAACAGCTGGGCGCGCTGCTGTGGCGGATGACGCTGCCGGTGCGCTTGCAATCGGTACTGCGCGTGCTGGTGGAGCCACTGTTGCTGGCCATCGCTGCCGCCATGGTGCAAAGCGAGCAGACGCAAACGCTGGCCTGCACGCTGGACCGGCTGCGCGACGATCTCGATACCACCCGCAGCGACTACGTCAGGGTGACCGGCAAGCTGCAAAGACAGTTGCGCCATATGGCCGATACCCAGACCGAACAGCAGAGGGGCGAGGCGGAGCTTAGAGCCATTCTCGACCTGTTGCCCCAACCCATCTATGCCACCGATCCCGATGGCCTGCTGCTGTTGGCCAATGCCGCCTTTGTGCGGGCCCAGCGCGTCGAGTCGGCGGCCGCATTATTGGGCCGGCCCGAGGCCAGCCTGCATCTGCCGGCGCAATGGCTGGCGCAATCGGCGCAAATCGACAAAGCCGTGCGCGCGGCGGGTACCAGTATGAAATTGCCGGAAATGCCCTTGCTTGGGCTGGACGGCGAGATGCGCCACTACGATGCCGTGAAGTTGCCGTGCAGCTTGAGCGCCGAATTGGCCGTACTGACGGTGATGCATGACATCTCCGACCAGTATGCGGTCGAGCGGCATATGCAGAGCTTGAACGAGGAGTTGGAACGAAGGGTGGCAGAGCGTACTTGCGAGCTGGAAGAAGCCAATCGCGAACTGGAATCCTTTTCCTATTCCGTCTCGCACGACCTGCGCGCGCCCTTGCGCGCCATCATGGGCTTCAGCCAGATCCTGGCGGAGGAGGCCACCGGCCGATTGAAGGAAGACGAGGTCGGCATACTGGAGCGGGTACAGGCCGGCACGCTGCGCATGAACCAGCTGATAGACGACCTCTTGATGCTGGCGCAGACCTCGCGCCTCGAGTTGCAGCGGGAACCCTTGGATCTGGCGGTATTGGCGCAATCGGTCTGGCACGACTTTGCCGGTTTGCGTACCGGCTTGACGCTGGAATTCCGGTGCCAACCCTCCCTGCCGGTCGTGGCCGATGTGCGCTTGCTGCGCCTGGTGCTGGAACAGCTGCTGGGCAATGCCATCAAGTTCAGCGCCAAAACCCAGGCGGCGGTGGTGGAGGTAGGCGGCGTGCTGGAGGAGGGCGAGCAGCGGTTTTTCGTGCGCGACAACGGCGCGGGTTTCGATATGGTCCATGCCGGCATGTTGTTCACGCCCTTCCATCGCTTGCATGGGCAGGCCGAATTCGACGGGACCGGCATCGGGCTGGCGACGGCCAGGCGGGCCATCAGCCGGCACGGCGGCAATATCTGGGCGGAGGCCGAACCGGGCCGCGGGGCCTGTTTCTGGTTTACCGTCGCGGCTGACCGCTAGGCCTGTGTCCTGGCTTTCGCCGAGCGTAAAAAAAGCCGCCATGCCTCGCGGCTGGCGACTTTTCCAGGCCTTATGGTTTGGAGCGAGGCCGCTTAAACGGTCTTGCGGGCCTTGCGGCGGGCGACGAAGCCCATCAGTCCCAGGCCAGCCAGCAGCATGGCATAGGATTCCGGTTCCGGAACCGGTGCGCCCAGGGTGTAGTTGTAGCCGCTGTTCGACACCAGTTGGCCACCGATGGCGGTTACGCCCAGGTAGAAGGAGTTGGTGGCATCGATGCTGGAGTTGCACAGGTAAGCCTGGGCACAGAACGAATTCAGGGCGAACTTCACGCTCAGGTCCAGATCCTTGTTGGTCGGCACGTCCAGGGTGAAACTGACCATGCCGCTCCAGTCGGTGGCGGAAGCGGCGTTGCCCAGGTCCGCGTTACGGCCGTCGCCGGAATAGGATTCGTGATGGGTATACGCGATATTGGAGCCACCCTGGTGTGCTGGCTGGGTGAATTCGGCAAAGTGCCAGGAGCGGCCGCTTTGACCACCAATCATCTCGGCCCAGCTGCCGCTGCCTTCGCCTTCGCCCGGATGATCGACCATCTGGCTCAAGCTGACGTCGAAGTCGGCCAGGTTCGAGCGGATGGGCTGGGATGAGCTAAAGATGTTGCGGGGGGCGGAAACGAAGGGGTTGCCGAACTTGGCATCGTACTTCACGGTGAATTTCAGCTGGGCATTGTCGGCAGTGGAGTTCACGCGCAACTTGTCGGCGACGTTGACACCGGACTCGGCGAAGATGAAGCGACGGTCCCCGGTGGCGCCGCTGAGCGACGACTGGGTGCTGCCCTTGAAGGTGCCGGTGGTCGGATCGAAATAACCGGTGGCCGTAGCGCTGCGCTGGATATCGGTACCCTGCGCGCTGACCGTTGATTGCACATTGGCCGGGGCGGTGACGTCCCATTTATTGTCCACGGTGTCGTTCTGGACACCGTTCTGGTTGTAGCCAACGCGTGTGCTGAGGATATTATCGGCAAATGCCGATTGCGAGGCGAAGGCTAGGGCCAGCGCGAGTACAACTGTCTTCTTCATTTTTAGTTCCCTGATTTAAGTGTTTTTATTAATGCGAATGCATTCTACTGTTCCCATGACAAAAAGGTTTTTTGATCAGACTCTTTCCAAAGTTAATATTTACCAGGAATGAGTGCGTATTTGGCCTGTTGATCGGATATCAATAGTATTATTAATTTCTAATTAATGAAGTGCGAGGCCTGTCCGCCGGGTAACGAGCAAATGGAATTCCAATTGCTGGATCGACCGAGCGTCCAGCGCATCGTCGGCTTGCACGCCAGCAACCAGCTGCCCGGCCATGCCGCGATGCGGACATTCACAGAACGGCTGGGGGAGGTGCCTATCTTCCGTTACGATGCCGACCTTGCCGCAAACCCATCCTAATTTGTATCTGTGAGTCAGCATGTTTCCTATCGCCCTAATCCAGCACGTCGCCGATGACGGTCCTGGCTATCTTCTACCTTATCTGAACCGTATCGGCCGTCCCTGCCAGGTCTTCAAGATGTTCGAGGGCGCCCGCTTGCCGCACGCCATCGATGGCTATGCCGGCCTGGTGGTGCTGGGCGGGCCCATGAGCGCGAACGACGATATCGGCTATTTCCCGCCCCTGTTGGCCCTGATCCGTGCCGCCATCGCCGCCGATATCCCGGTGCTGGGACATTGCCTGGGGGCGCAGCTGATGTCCTTGGCGCTGGGCGGTACGGTGCAGGCAGCCGAGCACGTGGAAATCGGCTGGTGCGACCTGCGCCTGGAAGACTCGGCCGCACGCTGGTTCGGCGCGGTGGAAACGGTGCGTCAGTTCCAATGGCATGGCGAAAGCTTTTCGATTCCCGCCGGCGCTATCCGTATCGCCAGCGGCGACTACTGCGCCAACCAGGCTTTCGTGGTGAACGGCCTGCATCTCGGTCTGCAATTCCATAGCGAAGTGGACGAGTTCAAGGTCAAGCGCTGGCTGGAATTGGGTCAGGAGGAGTTATCGCAATGCGCCTCGCCGGCCGTGCAGCAGGAGGCTGCGCTGCTGCCGGGCCTGGCTGAAGCGATCGTCGCCAGCCAACGCGTCGCAGATACCATTTATGGCGAGTGGGTGAAGGGGCTGCGGTAAGGCTAAGGCCTGCCTTGCGATGCCAGCCAGTCGTACAGCCGGCTATTATCCGCCCAGGCGGCATTGAAGCGGAAATAGCGGCTGCCCTCCCCGGCGGGAAGATAGAAGCGGCCCGGCGCCAGCGCGATGCCGGCATGGGCGGCCGCGTCGGTCAGTTGCCCCGCATCCAGGCCGGCGGGCGCTTCTGCCCATAGGAACAAGCCGCCGCCGGGACGGTGGGGAATGGACCAGCCCAGCGCGCCCAGCTTGTCGCATACCCTGGTCTGGGCATCGGCCAAGCGCTCGCGCAGACGCTCCAGATGGCTGCGATGGTGGCCGTCGCTGAGCATGGTCAAGGCTGCCGCTTCCATCAGTTCGGAGCTGGTCAGGCCGCCGGTCATCTTCAGTTGGGCCGCGCGGGCCGCGGTGGCGGTGTCGGCGGCCAGATAGCCCACGCGCAAGGCCGGCGACATGGTTTTCGAAAAGCTGCCCAGGTAGATGACGCGCTGCAACCCGTCCAGGCTGGCCAGGGTGGGGCTGGCGCCGGGTAGCAGGTCGGCGAAAGGGTCGTCTTCGATGACCCGGAAATCGAATTGCTCGGCCAGCTTGAGTACCTGGTGGGCGACCATCGCACTGGTGGTGGTGCCGGTGGGATTGTGCAAGGCGCTATTGGTAAAGAAGGCGACCGGCTTGTGTGTGGCGGCCAGCTTGGCCAGCGTTGCCACATCCGGCCCCTTGGCGCCGCGCGGTACGGCGGCCAGCCGGGCGCCATGAGCGGTCAGGGCCGCCAGCAGGGTGGAATAGCCGGGGGCTTCTACCAGCACGGTATCGCCCGGCTTGACCAGCAGGCGCATGGCCAGGTCCAGTCCCTGGCTGGCGCCGTGGGTCAAGACGATACGCTCGGCCGGTGCTTCGATGCCGCGCAGGGCCAGCCGCCACTGCAGATGCTCGCGCAAGGTGGGTAGTCCCTGCGGATGACCATAGCGGGTCAGCATGGCGGCTGGGGCGCGGGCCAGCGCGCGCAGCGCCGCCCGTACGCCGTCCTCATAGAGCCAGTCGTGCGGTAGCCAGCCGCAACCGGCCGGCAGGTCCAAGCCGCCATCCTCGTATACCCGCTGCAGCAACCAGGCATCGTCTACCGGCGCCCGCTCGGGCGTGGCCGCGGGCTTGCTCCGATGGGCCGCCACGAAATAGCCGCGGGCCCGTTGCGAGGCGATCCAGCCGGCGGCCACCAGCCGGTTGTACGCCTCCGCCACGGTGAAGGGGCTGACCCCGGCGGACTGGGCCAGGCCGCGCACCGAGGGAAGCCGCGCACCCTCGCCCAGGACACCCCGCTCGATCTTGGCGATGACGCCATCGACCAATTGTTCGGTCAGCGATTGGCGTGAGTCGGGGTCGAGTTGGAGCATGGTTGAGCTGAATACCGTAAAGGTGAAAAGTGTGCTCTTTAAACTGTACTGTATTAATTTACAGTACAGCAGCTTGTCGGCAGGGGTGTGATGTATATGGATAAGTCACTGAATAGTGGCCGATACTGGCCCTGTTACGCAAGGGTGGCCGATCGCGCCACGGTATTGACCAATACAGACCAACACATTCTACCGGCAGGAGCCGACCATGGCCGTGAGCGAACTCGATCCCAACCAGTCGCTGGACGCATATTGGATGCCGTTCAGCCACAACCGCTACTTCAAGCAGGATGCCGCCCATCGCAGCAACCGCATGCTGGCCAAGGCGGAGGGCAGCTACTACTGGACCACCGAAGGCAACCGCCTGTATGACGCGCTGTCGGGATTGTGGTGCTGCGGACTTGGCCATCGCCACCCGCGGCTGGTGGAGGCGGTCAAACGGCAATTGGATGTGTTGGACTATGCGACCGCCTTCCAGATGGGTACGCCGGCGGTGTTCCACTTGGCCGAGCGCATTGCCGAGCAGGCGCCGGCGGGTTTTGAGCATGTGTTCTTCTGCAATTCCGGCTCCGAAGCGGTCGATACGGCGCTGAAAATGGCGCTGGCCTATCACCGGGCGCGCGGCGAAGCCCACCGCACCCGTTTTATCGGTCGCGAGAAGGGCTATCACGGGGTGGGATTCGGCGGGATTTCGGTGGGTGGCATGGTGGCCAACCGCAAGATGTTCGCCGCCGGCATGCTGCAGGGCGTCGATCATTTGCCGCATACCCATAACCTGAAGGAAATGGCATTTTCCCGCGGCGAGCCGCAATGGGGCCTGCACTTGGTGGAAGAGTTGGAGCGCTTGGTGGCCTTGCACGATGCGTCCACCATCGCCGCCGTGATCGTCGAGCCCATGCAAGGCTCGGCCGGGGTGATCGTGCCGCCGGCCGGCTACCTCAAGCGCTTGCGCGAGATCTGCAGCAAGCACGGCATCCTGCTGATCTTCGACGAGGTCATCACCGCGTTTGGCCGCATGGGCAAACCCTTCGCCGCCCAGCACTATGGCGTGAGCCCGGACCTGATCACCTTCGCCAAGGGCGTCAACAATGGCCTGGTGCCGATGGGCGGGGTACTGGCCACCAGGAATATGTACGACACCTTTATGGCGGGCCCGGCGCACCTGGTGGAGTTCTTCCACGGCTACACCTACTCCGGCCACGCCCTGGCGGTGGCGGCCGCCCATGCCACCCTGGATGTGCTGGCCGACGAACAGATCTACCCACGGGTCGAGAGCCTGGCCGGGGTGCTGGAGGAATGTGTGCATAGCCTGAAAGGCGAGGCCAATATTGTCGATATCCGCAACTGCCAGCTGGCCGCCGCGGTCGAACTGGCGCCGCTGGATGGCAAGCCCGGCCTGCGCGCCCTGCGGGTATTCGAGGAAGCACTCAAGCGGGGAGTCTTGTTCCGCTTCACCGGCGACATCATCGCCATGGGGCCGACCTTTATCTCGTCGCCGGACGAACTGGCCCAGATGACCGATGTGCTGCGTCAGTCCATCCATGCAGCGGGCTAGGCCCCACGCCTCTTATCAGACAGGATCATCGTTTATGACTCGCATCATCCCTCACTGGATCGCCGGCCGCGAAGTGCCGGGCGGCGCCAACCGTTTCAGCCCGGTCTATAACCCTGCCTTGGGCGAGGTAATCGGCAAGGTCGCCTTGGCCGATGCCGACGAACTCAACCAGGCCGTGCAGGCGGCCGAAGCCGCATTTCCGGCCTGGGCCGCCACCCCGCCCTTGCGCCGCGCCCGCGTGATGTTCAAGTTCAAGGAATTGCTGGAGCGGCATGCCGACGAAATCGTGGCTACCATCGCCAGCGAGCACGGCAAGGTCCGCGCCGATGCCCATGGCGAGCTGGTACGGGGGCTGGAAGTGGTCGAGTTTGCCTGTGGCGCACCGCATCTGCTCAAGGGTGAATTCTGCGAAAACGTCGGTACGGCGGTCGATAGCTACAGCTTGCGGCAACCGCTGGGCGTGGTGGCCGGCATCACGCCGTTCAATTTCCCCGCCATGGTGCCGATGTGGATGTTCCCGCTGGCCTTGGTGGCCGGCAACTGCTTTATCCTCAAGCCCAGCGAGCGCGACCCCAGCACCGCGCTGCTCTTGGCCAGGCTGTTACAGGAAGCCGGCCTGCCGGACGGGGTCTTCAATGTCGTGCAGGGCGACAAGGTGGCGGTCGATGCCATCCTGGCCCATCCCGCCATACAGGCGGTCAGCTTTGTCGGCTCCACGCCCATTGCCCAGTACATCTATTCCATCGGCACGGCCAAGGGCAAGCGGGTGCAGGCTTTGGGCGGCGCGAAGAACCATATGGTGGTCATGCCGGACGCTGACCTGGATCAGGCCGTGGATGCGCTGATGGGGGCCGCCTATGGTTCGGCCGGCGAGCGCTGCATGGCCATTTCGGTGGCGGTGGCCGTGGGGGATGAAGTGGCCGATGCCCTGGTCGCCAAGCTGGCGCCCAAGGTCCTGCAACTGAAGATAGGCAGCTGGGATTCGTCGGCCGATGTCGAGATGGGTCCGCTGGTCACCCGCGAGCACCGGGAAAAAGTGCGCGGCTACGTCGATATCGGCGTCGCCGAAGGCGCCGAATTGGTGGTGGATGGCCGCGATCACGTGGTCGCCGGCTGCGAGGGTGGTTTTTTCCTGGGTGGCTGCTTGTTCGACAAGGTCGGCACCGCGATGCGGATCTACCAGGAAGAAATCTTCGGCCCGGTATTGTGCGTGGTACGGGTCGCCAGCTACGACGAAGCCGTGCGCATCACCAACGAGCATGCCTATGGCAATGGAACGGCCATTTTTACCCGCGACGGCGATGCGGCCCGCGACTTCGTCGCCCGCATCCAGGTTGGCATGGTGGGGGTGAACGTGCCTATCCCGGTGCCCATGGCCTTTATGAGTTTCGGGGGCTGGAAGCAATCGCTCTACGGTGATCACCATGCTTACGGCGCCGAAGGTTTGCGTTTCTACACCCGGCTCAAGACGGTTACCGCCCGTTGGCCGCAATCGATTCGGGCCGGTGCGGAGTTCGTGATGCCGACGATGAAATAAAGCGTGTGGCCGGGAGGCCGGATGACGTTTTGTCAACGCCATGCCTCCCAGGCGCCCATCAGCGCGGCTACGGCGAATCCCGCCAGCAGGATGGCCGAAGCGCGGTTCAGCCAGACCAGCCGTGCCGGCGAGAGATACCGGGCGCATCGACTGGCGATGCCCGCCAGCAGCGCCCACCAGGCTGCCGAGCCAAGCAGTACCCCCAGCACCAATTGCAGACCGCCCAGGCCGCTGTCGGCCGGTATGCCCATGCCCGCGAATACGGCCAGGAAGGACAAGATGGTCATGGGATTGGATAAAGTCAGCAAGCAAGTAGCCAACAAGCCGCGCAACCAGCCGCTGGCCGCCACGGTTGCCGCCTGTCGGGCCGGCGCTTGCCACCAGCTCCGCCATGCCAGGTAAAGCAGGAACAGGGCGCCGCCGACCCGTAAGCCGGCCGCTTGGGTGGTGAGGAAATGCATCAAGGTGGTCAGGCCCAGCACGCCGACCAGGCCATAGCAGGCGTCGGCGAGGGCCGCCCCCAAGCCGGCCGTGAAGGCGGAGAGGAAGCCCCGTTCCAATGCGCGATGTATGCACAGCAAGCCGATCGGTCCAACCGGCGCGGCGATGGAAAAACCCAACAGAATTCCTTTGAGCAGCATGATGGCGTCCTTGACCTTGGGTAGTGGCAATGACGATCATTGTCCTGGTCGCGCCGATGCTGGCCCATGCCGGTTCTACGGTTTTGGGCCGGGTTTGGCTCACAATCGAAGGTTCTTTGCCCTGGCTCGCCCACCATGCCCACCGCTCCCAAGCTGGACCGCCTCAATCGACATCTGCTGGGCTTGCTCCAGCAGGACGCCCGCCTGCCGCTGGCCGAGCTGGGACGCCGCATCGGCCTCTCGACCCCGGCGGTAGCGGAACGGCTCAAGCGGCTGGAAGAGGAGGGTGTCCTGCGCGGCTACCATGCGGAGCTGGATGCCCATGCGATCGGCTATCCGGTTACCGCCTTTGTACAGCTGTTTATCGCACCGGAAACCTATAGCCAGGTAGAGACGCTGATTGCGGGCCTGCCGGCGGTGCGCGAGGCGCATCACCTGACCGGGGACGCGGCCTTTATCCTGAAAGTGGTGGCGAGTTCCCTGGCCGAGCTGGAAAGCCTGATCGCGCGTTTTACACCCTTCGGTCGTACCGAGACCGCGGTGGTGCTGTCCACCCGCCTCGCGCCACGGCCCCTGCCTATCGGGCCGGACTGAGTGCGGCACCGCCGGGATATGAGTAGCTGCGCGCGAGTTGCAATGCCATTCCTCACCTTGACAATGCTTTTCAGGACAGGCACTTTCGCGCCGCCGGAGTGGAAACGCCCGGACTTCTATTCGAATCGAAACGGGCTGCCATCGCCCTGGCGTGCTCGAAGACCTTCAGGGACCATTGTGAAAAAAATATTCAAGGCAGCAACGCTTGCCACCATGCTGTCGCTCAGTTTTGCCGCCCATGCGGAAACGCAGCCGCAGCCGCCCGCCGAAGCAAAGGTGGCCGATGCCGCCGCGACGCCCCGGGAACAAGCCCTCAAGGAACTGAAGCAATCCGAATTGTTTCAGACCTATTTGGCGGTGGTTGGCGAGCTGGTGCCGGCGGTAAGCAGCGAAACCGATATGGCGCGCTTGGTGGAACGGCTGAACCAGTTCGAATTCAGCCCGGCCACGCAACAGAAGCTGGTCAAGCTGTTCGGCAACCCCAAGCCCTTGCATCTGGAAAAGAAGTTGCTGGCCGACGGCAGCATGGATGTCCGCATCAAGCTCGATCCGCTGAAATACCGCGACTCCGCTGACGAAAGCCTCCTGGAGTGGTCGGGTATCAACGGCAACTCGGTTTTCAACAAGACCCTGGATCATGCCGTCACTGCCTTGAAATCCGACTCGATGGTGTTCGATAGCAAAGCCATGCATGTCGCGGTGACCGATATGCGCATGGATATCACGCAGGACAAGGCCAGCGAACTGATCTGGTGGATGACGGCAAACGCCAAGGTGGCGAGTATCGCCATCGAGGAAAAGAGCAAGGAGTTCAAGCTCACGCTCGACGATTTCTCCTACGATATGTCCATGCAGCCGGATGGCAAGAATGTGGATGTGAAGTACGGATTCCTGGTAAAGCGCATCAACTGGGGCAAGGAAAGCGTAGACGATGCCCGTTTCGCTATCCGTCTCAGCGGCATCGACCGCGCCACGCTGGAAACCATCGTGGCCGAATCGCGCAAACTGCAGGCCCGCAAGCTGACGCCGGAAGCGCAGATGAACGAAGGCATGGGCGTGATCCTCACGCACGGCAAGGCGCTGCTCAAGCACGGCATGATGCTGGAAGTACAGGATATTTCCGCCAAGTACCATGGTCACAAGGCTGAACTGAAGGGCTTCGTCAAGGTTGCCGGCCTGAAAGACGCCGACTTCAATTCGTTTGAGCGCGCAGCCAAGAAGGTGCAGGCGCGTTTCGATGCGCAGGTGCCCATGGCCCTGGCGACCGAGGTGGGTGAGACGCTTATGCGTGCCGAGTTGGAAAAGCGTCAGTCCGACAAGAAGGTGACCGATGCCGAGGTCAAGGAAGGCACCAAGATGATGATCGAGCAGCTGATGGAGAAGCCATTGAAAGAAAAATGGTTCCGCCTCGAAGACGGCCAGATCCGCTCCACGTTCGAATTCAAGCAGGGCAAGTTTATCCTCAACGGTAAGGTAATTCCGATTCCATTGGGCGGTAGTACCAAGTCCAAGCCCAAGAGCAAGAGCAAGGCCAAGTAAGCAGGCCAAGTTCCGGCAAAGCGCCATCCCGGTTCACGCCGGGGTGGC contains the following coding sequences:
- a CDS encoding sensor histidine kinase: MKLRLISMLAPPPPGFQCVQPKKRDLLAGPVAVYCRSLDELLPIVDDFKRRVAGVIVVPGDGFRQEQLGALLWRMTLPVRLQSVLRVLVEPLLLAIAAAMVQSEQTQTLACTLDRLRDDLDTTRSDYVRVTGKLQRQLRHMADTQTEQQRGEAELRAILDLLPQPIYATDPDGLLLLANAAFVRAQRVESAAALLGRPEASLHLPAQWLAQSAQIDKAVRAAGTSMKLPEMPLLGLDGEMRHYDAVKLPCSLSAELAVLTVMHDISDQYAVERHMQSLNEELERRVAERTCELEEANRELESFSYSVSHDLRAPLRAIMGFSQILAEEATGRLKEDEVGILERVQAGTLRMNQLIDDLLMLAQTSRLELQREPLDLAVLAQSVWHDFAGLRTGLTLEFRCQPSLPVVADVRLLRLVLEQLLGNAIKFSAKTQAAVVEVGGVLEEGEQRFFVRDNGAGFDMVHAGMLFTPFHRLHGQAEFDGTGIGLATARRAISRHGGNIWAEAEPGRGACFWFTVAADR
- a CDS encoding PEP-CTERM sorting domain-containing protein, whose translation is MKKTVVLALALAFASQSAFADNILSTRVGYNQNGVQNDTVDNKWDVTAPANVQSTVSAQGTDIQRSATATGYFDPTTGTFKGSTQSSLSGATGDRRFIFAESGVNVADKLRVNSTADNAQLKFTVKYDAKFGNPFVSAPRNIFSSSQPIRSNLADFDVSLSQMVDHPGEGEGSGSWAEMIGGQSGRSWHFAEFTQPAHQGGSNIAYTHHESYSGDGRNADLGNAASATDWSGMVSFTLDVPTNKDLDLSVKFALNSFCAQAYLCNSSIDATNSFYLGVTAIGGQLVSNSGYNYTLGAPVPEPESYAMLLAGLGLMGFVARRKARKTV
- a CDS encoding type 1 glutamine amidotransferase translates to MFPIALIQHVADDGPGYLLPYLNRIGRPCQVFKMFEGARLPHAIDGYAGLVVLGGPMSANDDIGYFPPLLALIRAAIAADIPVLGHCLGAQLMSLALGGTVQAAEHVEIGWCDLRLEDSAARWFGAVETVRQFQWHGESFSIPAGAIRIASGDYCANQAFVVNGLHLGLQFHSEVDEFKVKRWLELGQEELSQCASPAVQQEAALLPGLAEAIVASQRVADTIYGEWVKGLR
- a CDS encoding aminotransferase-like domain-containing protein, producing the protein MLQLDPDSRQSLTEQLVDGVIAKIERGVLGEGARLPSVRGLAQSAGVSPFTVAEAYNRLVAAGWIASQRARGYFVAAHRSKPAATPERAPVDDAWLLQRVYEDGGLDLPAGCGWLPHDWLYEDGVRAALRALARAPAAMLTRYGHPQGLPTLREHLQWRLALRGIEAPAERIVLTHGASQGLDLAMRLLVKPGDTVLVEAPGYSTLLAALTAHGARLAAVPRGAKGPDVATLAKLAATHKPVAFFTNSALHNPTGTTTSAMVAHQVLKLAEQFDFRVIEDDPFADLLPGASPTLASLDGLQRVIYLGSFSKTMSPALRVGYLAADTATAARAAQLKMTGGLTSSELMEAAALTMLSDGHHRSHLERLRERLADAQTRVCDKLGALGWSIPHRPGGGLFLWAEAPAGLDAGQLTDAAAHAGIALAPGRFYLPAGEGSRYFRFNAAWADNSRLYDWLASQGRP
- a CDS encoding aspartate aminotransferase family protein gives rise to the protein MAVSELDPNQSLDAYWMPFSHNRYFKQDAAHRSNRMLAKAEGSYYWTTEGNRLYDALSGLWCCGLGHRHPRLVEAVKRQLDVLDYATAFQMGTPAVFHLAERIAEQAPAGFEHVFFCNSGSEAVDTALKMALAYHRARGEAHRTRFIGREKGYHGVGFGGISVGGMVANRKMFAAGMLQGVDHLPHTHNLKEMAFSRGEPQWGLHLVEELERLVALHDASTIAAVIVEPMQGSAGVIVPPAGYLKRLREICSKHGILLIFDEVITAFGRMGKPFAAQHYGVSPDLITFAKGVNNGLVPMGGVLATRNMYDTFMAGPAHLVEFFHGYTYSGHALAVAAAHATLDVLADEQIYPRVESLAGVLEECVHSLKGEANIVDIRNCQLAAAVELAPLDGKPGLRALRVFEEALKRGVLFRFTGDIIAMGPTFISSPDELAQMTDVLRQSIHAAG
- a CDS encoding CoA-acylating methylmalonate-semialdehyde dehydrogenase; the protein is MTRIIPHWIAGREVPGGANRFSPVYNPALGEVIGKVALADADELNQAVQAAEAAFPAWAATPPLRRARVMFKFKELLERHADEIVATIASEHGKVRADAHGELVRGLEVVEFACGAPHLLKGEFCENVGTAVDSYSLRQPLGVVAGITPFNFPAMVPMWMFPLALVAGNCFILKPSERDPSTALLLARLLQEAGLPDGVFNVVQGDKVAVDAILAHPAIQAVSFVGSTPIAQYIYSIGTAKGKRVQALGGAKNHMVVMPDADLDQAVDALMGAAYGSAGERCMAISVAVAVGDEVADALVAKLAPKVLQLKIGSWDSSADVEMGPLVTREHREKVRGYVDIGVAEGAELVVDGRDHVVAGCEGGFFLGGCLFDKVGTAMRIYQEEIFGPVLCVVRVASYDEAVRITNEHAYGNGTAIFTRDGDAARDFVARIQVGMVGVNVPIPVPMAFMSFGGWKQSLYGDHHAYGAEGLRFYTRLKTVTARWPQSIRAGAEFVMPTMK
- a CDS encoding LysE family translocator — encoded protein: MPLPKVKDAIMLLKGILLGFSIAAPVGPIGLLCIHRALERGFLSAFTAGLGAALADACYGLVGVLGLTTLMHFLTTQAAGLRVGGALFLLYLAWRSWWQAPARQAATVAASGWLRGLLATCLLTLSNPMTILSFLAVFAGMGIPADSGLGGLQLVLGVLLGSAAWWALLAGIASRCARYLSPARLVWLNRASAILLAGFAVAALMGAWEAWR
- a CDS encoding Lrp/AsnC family transcriptional regulator is translated as MPTAPKLDRLNRHLLGLLQQDARLPLAELGRRIGLSTPAVAERLKRLEEEGVLRGYHAELDAHAIGYPVTAFVQLFIAPETYSQVETLIAGLPAVREAHHLTGDAAFILKVVASSLAELESLIARFTPFGRTETAVVLSTRLAPRPLPIGPD
- a CDS encoding DUF945 family protein, producing the protein MKKIFKAATLATMLSLSFAAHAETQPQPPAEAKVADAAATPREQALKELKQSELFQTYLAVVGELVPAVSSETDMARLVERLNQFEFSPATQQKLVKLFGNPKPLHLEKKLLADGSMDVRIKLDPLKYRDSADESLLEWSGINGNSVFNKTLDHAVTALKSDSMVFDSKAMHVAVTDMRMDITQDKASELIWWMTANAKVASIAIEEKSKEFKLTLDDFSYDMSMQPDGKNVDVKYGFLVKRINWGKESVDDARFAIRLSGIDRATLETIVAESRKLQARKLTPEAQMNEGMGVILTHGKALLKHGMMLEVQDISAKYHGHKAELKGFVKVAGLKDADFNSFERAAKKVQARFDAQVPMALATEVGETLMRAELEKRQSDKKVTDAEVKEGTKMMIEQLMEKPLKEKWFRLEDGQIRSTFEFKQGKFILNGKVIPIPLGGSTKSKPKSKSKAK